A window of the Arenibacter algicola genome harbors these coding sequences:
- a CDS encoding FtsK/SpoIIIE family DNA translocase, whose translation MAKKVKKPKSTPNKKGFSLKLSQQNKIIFGGLLMLLSIALFFSFVSFYFTWQEDQSLLTEFANRNEQARNLLNKFGANVSHFVLYKGFGVSSIIFTFLLFITGLYLFLSMQKQGLLRKWIWGLVFIIWFSVALGFFASGQPLLGGMVGYEMNDFLQDYGGKVGVFLLLLFGLIVILVRLFQFSPDKAVAYLNDKGKSLANEFKNGKSVKVDDSDRENDILYTKEKEETPVVIDTYTHKKDIPVLAKEDDEEEFEVKVGVEEDTIAMEVEKIKEEKEESDNISDKLVEDFGEFDPTLELGNFKFPPLDLLDQHGASGGITINQEELEENKNKIVETLKNYKIGIAQIKATIGPTVTLYEIVPDAGVRISKIKNLEDDIALSLAALGIRIIAPIPGKGTIGIEVPNKNATIVSMRSVIASSKFQKAEMQLPIAFGKTISNETFVVDLAKMPHLLMAGATGQGKSVGLNAVLTSLLYKKHPAEVKFVLIDPKKVELTLFNKIERHYLAKLPDSEEAIITDNNKVINTLNSLCIEMDNRYELLKVAMVRNIKEYNAKFKARKLNPNDGHMFLPYIVLVIDEFADLIMTAGKEVETPIARLAQLARAIGIHLIIATQRPSVNVITGIIKANFPARIAFRVTSKIDSRTILDTQGADQLIGRGDMLFTQGNDVTRIQCAFVDTPEVAKITEFIGSQRAYPDAHLLPEYLGNDDSGTSIDYNISDRDAMFREAAEVIVIAQQGSASLIQRKLKLGYNRAGRIIDQLEAAGIVGPFEGSKARQVLVPDIYALDQLLSNESA comes from the coding sequence ATGGCAAAAAAGGTAAAAAAACCAAAGTCAACACCCAATAAAAAAGGCTTTTCCTTAAAATTATCGCAACAGAACAAAATAATTTTTGGGGGGTTGTTAATGCTTTTAAGTATTGCCTTATTCTTTTCCTTTGTCTCCTTTTATTTTACCTGGCAGGAAGATCAAAGCTTGCTGACAGAATTTGCAAACAGGAATGAACAGGCCAGAAATTTATTGAATAAATTTGGAGCCAACGTAAGTCATTTTGTGCTCTATAAAGGATTTGGCGTTTCTTCCATCATATTTACCTTTTTACTATTTATAACGGGGCTGTACCTATTTTTGAGCATGCAGAAACAAGGGCTGCTTCGTAAATGGATATGGGGCTTGGTTTTTATAATTTGGTTCTCCGTTGCCCTTGGCTTCTTTGCGTCGGGACAACCGTTGTTGGGCGGTATGGTTGGGTACGAGATGAACGATTTTCTACAAGATTATGGAGGGAAAGTTGGAGTCTTTCTCTTACTACTTTTTGGTCTGATAGTTATTTTGGTAAGGTTGTTCCAATTTTCCCCGGACAAGGCAGTTGCCTATTTAAACGATAAAGGAAAATCTTTGGCTAACGAATTTAAAAATGGTAAGTCGGTCAAGGTTGATGACAGCGACAGGGAGAACGATATTTTATATACCAAGGAAAAGGAAGAAACCCCCGTGGTAATAGATACCTACACCCATAAGAAAGATATTCCCGTTTTGGCAAAAGAAGATGATGAGGAGGAATTTGAAGTAAAGGTGGGTGTAGAAGAGGATACTATTGCCATGGAAGTGGAAAAAATCAAAGAAGAGAAAGAGGAGTCCGACAATATTTCCGACAAGTTGGTGGAGGATTTTGGTGAATTTGACCCTACCCTGGAATTGGGCAATTTTAAATTCCCTCCATTGGATCTTTTGGATCAGCATGGTGCCAGCGGTGGCATTACCATTAACCAGGAGGAACTGGAAGAAAATAAGAATAAAATTGTTGAGACCTTAAAGAACTATAAGATTGGTATAGCACAGATTAAGGCTACTATTGGACCAACGGTTACGCTATATGAGATTGTACCTGATGCAGGGGTGCGAATTTCAAAAATCAAAAACCTTGAGGATGATATTGCCCTGTCCTTGGCGGCACTTGGCATAAGGATTATAGCTCCTATACCTGGAAAGGGAACCATTGGTATAGAAGTGCCCAATAAAAATGCCACCATCGTATCCATGCGTTCCGTTATTGCCTCCAGTAAATTTCAGAAGGCAGAAATGCAGTTGCCCATTGCCTTTGGAAAAACCATTAGCAATGAAACCTTTGTGGTAGATTTGGCTAAAATGCCCCATTTGCTGATGGCAGGGGCTACCGGGCAAGGGAAATCTGTTGGTCTAAATGCAGTATTGACCTCTTTGCTCTATAAGAAGCATCCTGCAGAGGTGAAGTTTGTTCTTATAGACCCCAAAAAGGTAGAACTTACGTTGTTCAATAAGATTGAAAGACATTATCTGGCCAAATTACCGGATTCTGAGGAGGCTATTATTACGGATAACAATAAGGTAATCAATACCTTAAATTCGCTTTGTATTGAAATGGACAACCGTTACGAGTTGTTAAAGGTGGCCATGGTTCGTAATATCAAGGAATACAACGCCAAGTTCAAGGCGCGTAAACTGAACCCTAATGACGGACACATGTTCTTGCCTTATATTGTATTGGTAATTGATGAGTTTGCAGATCTTATTATGACCGCGGGTAAGGAAGTGGAAACCCCTATTGCCAGATTGGCACAGTTGGCCAGGGCTATTGGGATACACTTGATCATTGCAACCCAAAGACCTTCGGTTAACGTAATTACAGGGATCATAAAAGCCAACTTCCCGGCTAGGATAGCTTTTAGGGTTACCTCAAAAATAGATTCAAGAACCATTCTGGATACCCAGGGGGCCGATCAATTGATAGGACGTGGGGATATGTTGTTTACACAGGGAAATGATGTTACCAGAATTCAATGTGCCTTTGTTGACACGCCGGAGGTTGCTAAGATTACTGAATTTATTGGTTCCCAAAGGGCCTATCCAGATGCGCATCTACTTCCTGAATACTTGGGAAATGATGATTCTGGCACAAGTATTGATTATAATATTTCCGATCGGGATGCCATGTTTAGGGAAGCAGCCGAAGTTATTGTAATTGCCCAACAGGGTTCGGCCTCCTTGATACAACGCAAGTTGAAATTGGGATACAATAGGGCCGGGAGAATTATAGATCAGTTGGAAGCAGCAGGTATTGTTGGTCCTTTTGAAGGTAGCAAGGCTCGTCAGGTCCTAGTACCTGATATTTATGCCTTGGATCAACTATTGAGCAATGAAAGTGCATAG
- a CDS encoding DUF6952 family protein: protein MKLPVIKHLTGFIAENDEDYVLETIETLESITEVSSLKDEELDVIGELISNLYGALEVQKSIKEGKPQKEALNEFMQRVVGSIDK, encoded by the coding sequence GTGAAGTTACCAGTAATTAAACATCTTACCGGCTTTATAGCGGAAAACGATGAGGATTATGTATTGGAAACAATAGAAACCTTGGAGTCCATTACCGAAGTCTCTTCATTAAAGGATGAGGAATTGGATGTTATTGGTGAACTGATTTCCAATCTGTACGGAGCCTTGGAGGTACAAAAATCCATAAAGGAAGGTAAGCCCCAAAAAGAGGCTTTGAACGAATTTATGCAAAGGGTCGTTGGTTCTATAGACAAATAA
- a CDS encoding LolA family protein: protein MKIKLSIILLVLSTSISMAQNSAKAKTLLDEVYNKVKSYDNIFVDFKYSLNNEEANINTETRGDVTMQGDKYLFNYLGSKQMYDGKKVYTVVPENEEVTIEEKLDDENTITPSKMLTFYKQGHNYDWDILQNIQGRKIQFVKLTPIDTNSEIKSILLGIDVETKHIYKLIETGKNGTKTTITVNSFKIDQPLSKTLFTFDENKYKNDGYYIIRN from the coding sequence ATGAAAATTAAATTATCTATTATATTATTGGTATTATCTACTTCAATATCTATGGCCCAAAACTCGGCAAAGGCCAAAACTTTGTTGGATGAAGTGTATAATAAAGTAAAAAGTTATGACAATATTTTTGTAGACTTTAAATACAGTCTCAATAACGAGGAGGCCAATATAAATACAGAAACGAGAGGGGATGTAACCATGCAGGGAGATAAGTATTTATTCAATTATTTGGGTTCCAAGCAAATGTATGACGGTAAAAAGGTATATACCGTTGTTCCAGAAAATGAAGAGGTGACCATTGAAGAGAAATTGGATGATGAAAACACCATTACACCATCTAAAATGCTTACATTTTACAAGCAGGGGCATAACTATGACTGGGACATTTTGCAAAATATCCAGGGAAGAAAAATACAGTTTGTGAAGTTGACACCAATTGATACCAACTCAGAAATCAAATCTATTTTGTTGGGCATAGATGTGGAGACCAAACATATCTACAAGCTTATTGAAACGGGAAAAAACGGTACAAAAACGACGATTACTGTTAATTCTTTTAAAATAGACCAGCCCTTGTCCAAAACCTTATTTACTTTTGACGAGAACAAGTATAAAAATGATGGGTATTACATCATAAGAAATTAG
- a CDS encoding diacylglycerol kinase produces the protein MPKESFLVNRIKSVGFAIKGALLLIRTESSIKIQVFITLVMTAAGFYFEISNTEWILQILAIGLVLGIEGLNTAVEKIADFVQPEFDEKIGFIKDVSAGAVMLVSIAASIIGLIIYIPKIF, from the coding sequence ATGCCTAAGGAAAGCTTTTTGGTGAATCGCATTAAGAGCGTAGGTTTCGCAATAAAGGGAGCTTTACTCTTAATAAGAACGGAATCCAGTATCAAGATTCAGGTTTTTATTACTTTGGTGATGACTGCTGCTGGATTCTATTTTGAAATTTCCAATACCGAATGGATTCTTCAAATTTTGGCTATTGGATTGGTCCTGGGAATAGAGGGGTTAAACACAGCCGTGGAGAAAATAGCAGATTTTGTGCAACCCGAATTTGATGAAAAAATCGGGTTTATTAAGGATGTCTCTGCCGGTGCCGTTATGTTGGTATCCATTGCTGCATCCATTATTGGCCTTATCATCTATATTCCCAAAATCTTTTAA
- a CDS encoding LptF/LptG family permease has protein sequence MFIFVFQTIWLFIDDFAGKGLDIFIIGKFLFYLMPNLMERVIPLTVLLSSILTFGSFAENYEFAAMKASGISLQRAMLPLIVFVTFLGGVTFYFANNIIPISEQKIYNLRRNIAKVKPAAIISEGVFSDLEGTEMNMKVDRKYGENDRFLENVIIHEKSKTKVNTTVIKAKSGELISSEDSDILQLVLKEGHYYWDVSTKNNKEKKKNPFTKANFKTYTINKDLSDLNDVDLDEERDVSTDKMKNISRLTKDIDSLKEDNVKLVTAFSKNIVGRMGAFVPLKKPDSLAQITIDKKKKEMDSLGTKMGTDSILALYPSWHQTQILSSAKSATSNIITSIQGKKNELQIKYKIYRLHILSLHKKYALALSCIILFFVGAPLGAIIRKGGLGLPMVIAIILFLTYYFIGVFAGNYAKEGNINPIIGAWLSTFIMLPLGVFLTRRATADKGLMSFGSILDYFKSVFKKKEKIAVT, from the coding sequence ATGTTTATCTTCGTATTTCAAACGATATGGTTGTTTATTGATGATTTTGCAGGTAAGGGCCTGGACATTTTCATAATAGGAAAATTCCTGTTTTACCTTATGCCCAACCTAATGGAACGGGTAATTCCCTTGACCGTATTACTTTCTTCCATACTTACTTTTGGTTCGTTTGCGGAAAATTATGAATTTGCGGCCATGAAGGCCTCTGGTATTTCCTTACAAAGGGCCATGTTGCCTCTTATTGTTTTTGTTACATTTCTAGGTGGGGTCACTTTTTATTTTGCCAATAACATTATTCCTATTTCCGAACAAAAAATATATAATCTAAGAAGGAATATTGCCAAGGTTAAACCTGCGGCGATTATTTCTGAGGGAGTTTTTAGTGATTTGGAAGGTACGGAAATGAACATGAAGGTGGATCGTAAGTATGGGGAAAATGATAGGTTCTTGGAAAATGTCATCATTCATGAAAAATCCAAAACAAAGGTCAATACCACAGTAATCAAGGCCAAATCAGGTGAGCTTATCAGTAGTGAGGACTCGGATATTTTGCAGTTGGTATTAAAGGAAGGGCATTATTACTGGGATGTAAGCACTAAAAATAACAAGGAGAAGAAGAAAAATCCATTTACCAAGGCCAATTTTAAGACTTATACCATTAACAAGGATCTTTCAGATCTTAACGATGTTGACTTGGATGAGGAGCGGGATGTAAGTACGGATAAGATGAAAAACATTTCCCGCTTAACCAAAGATATAGACTCTCTAAAGGAAGACAATGTAAAATTGGTAACTGCTTTTTCCAAGAATATCGTAGGAAGAATGGGCGCTTTCGTGCCCCTGAAAAAACCAGATTCGTTAGCCCAAATTACAATCGATAAAAAAAAGAAAGAAATGGATTCTTTGGGAACCAAGATGGGTACAGATAGTATATTGGCTCTCTATCCCTCATGGCACCAGACACAGATTTTAAGCTCTGCAAAAAGTGCTACTTCCAATATTATAACAAGTATTCAAGGAAAGAAAAATGAGCTTCAAATAAAATACAAGATATATCGTCTTCATATTTTGTCGCTCCACAAAAAATACGCATTGGCATTATCCTGTATTATTTTGTTTTTTGTTGGGGCCCCTTTGGGTGCCATCATCAGAAAAGGTGGTTTAGGTTTGCCTATGGTTATTGCAATTATTCTGTTCCTAACTTATTATTTTATTGGGGTATTTGCCGGAAATTATGCCAAGGAGGGGAATATAAATCCAATTATAGGGGCATGGCTTTCTACATTTATAATGTTACCTTTAGGTGTTTTCCTAACTAGAAGGGCAACGGCGGACAAGGGGTTAATGTCCTTTGGGAGTATTTTGGATTATTTTAAGAGCGTATTTAAGAAGAAAGAAAAAATTGCTGTAACATGA
- the tpx gene encoding thiol peroxidase, which yields MATVTLKGNPINTIGALPEPGSKAPGFSLTKGDLSNIQLDDYKGAKVVLNIFPSVDTGTCAQSVRQFNKEATELKNTKVLCVSKDLPFAQGRFCGAEGIANVEMLSDFRDGNFGKAFGLEFVDGPLKSLHSRAVVVLDEEGKVIYTEQVGEIVDEPNYKAALEVLMDA from the coding sequence ATGGCTACAGTAACACTTAAAGGAAATCCTATAAACACTATTGGCGCACTACCTGAACCAGGAAGTAAAGCCCCTGGATTTTCTTTGACCAAGGGAGATTTGTCCAATATACAATTGGACGATTACAAAGGTGCAAAAGTGGTATTAAATATTTTTCCCAGTGTAGATACTGGAACATGTGCACAATCTGTAAGACAATTTAATAAGGAAGCTACCGAATTGAAAAACACTAAGGTCTTATGTGTTTCCAAAGACCTTCCCTTTGCCCAAGGTCGTTTTTGTGGTGCAGAAGGAATAGCAAACGTGGAAATGTTGTCCGATTTCAGGGACGGTAACTTCGGAAAGGCCTTTGGTTTGGAATTTGTTGACGGTCCATTAAAATCCCTGCACTCCAGAGCGGTGGTGGTATTGGATGAAGAAGGAAAGGTTATCTATACGGAGCAGGTTGGGGAAATCGTTGATGAGCCCAATTACAAGGCGGCCTTAGAAGTATTGATGGATGCCTAA